Proteins from a genomic interval of Rhodothermus marinus:
- a CDS encoding Dps family protein, producing MQGVEKLPQVFGEPARPRTEVRMNTVGLPRPVVEQLLPHLDAFQASLWVLYHQYHKHHWLVEGETYTELHRFFQECYEQVHESLDRIAERITLLGGVPTCHPEELIKRSFLTHEPEGVYAVEAMLQHDLRAERELCIQLRGSIALALELNEHGTRRLLEDVLQAAEARATQLAHFLGDHAATE from the coding sequence ATGCAAGGAGTTGAAAAACTACCACAGGTTTTTGGCGAGCCGGCGCGGCCGCGCACGGAGGTGCGCATGAACACGGTGGGGCTGCCCCGGCCGGTGGTCGAGCAGTTGCTCCCGCATCTGGACGCCTTCCAGGCTTCGCTCTGGGTGCTCTATCACCAGTATCACAAGCATCACTGGTTGGTCGAAGGGGAAACCTACACGGAGCTGCACCGCTTCTTCCAGGAGTGCTACGAACAGGTGCACGAGAGCCTGGATCGCATTGCCGAGCGGATCACGTTGCTGGGCGGCGTGCCCACCTGTCATCCGGAGGAGCTGATCAAGCGGTCGTTTCTGACGCACGAGCCGGAAGGCGTCTATGCGGTGGAGGCCATGTTGCAGCACGACCTGCGGGCCGAACGCGAGCTGTGCATTCAGCTCCGGGGTAGCATTGCGCTGGCGCTGGAATTGAACGAACACGGCACGCGTCGCCTGCTGGAAGACGTGCTGCAGGCGGCTGAGGCGCGGGCCACACAGCTGGCGCACTTCCTGGGAGATCACGCCGCAACCGAGTAA
- a CDS encoding glycerate kinase type-2 family protein, with product MSHHQDLVADAQAIFRAAVRGAQADVLLTQTPWTTWAPRPLDQYRRVVVIGMGKAAMAMAGMVEQQLGERIAEGAVVVPHGHTQTPPPHCPPPRRIEVLEAGHPVPDEHSVQAARRILALAEDCAEDDLLLVLISGGGSSLCADFEPPVTLADAQQTFRLLLESGADIHQINTVRKHLSRIGGGRLARAAAPADVLALVISDVVGDDLSVIASGPTVPDPTTFAEAIAVLRRYGLWHRVPGSVRVRLEAGVTDPSLETPKPADPRFARVVTRLIGTNRRALEAAADEARQRGYSVRIVTDRLTGEAREVAPRLVTALRNVRDDRPVCLLWGGETTVTVRGSGRGGRNQELALAATLAMEGWDAEAVLLSGGTDGRDGPTDAAGAWATPDTAPRARACGMDPRTYLDNNDAYTFFEALDQLLFTGPTHTNVMDVQVGLRR from the coding sequence ATGAGTCATCATCAGGACCTTGTAGCCGACGCACAGGCCATCTTCCGGGCGGCCGTGCGCGGCGCACAGGCCGACGTTTTGCTGACCCAGACGCCCTGGACCACCTGGGCGCCTCGGCCGCTGGACCAGTACCGGCGCGTGGTGGTGATCGGGATGGGCAAGGCGGCTATGGCCATGGCCGGTATGGTGGAGCAGCAACTGGGCGAGCGGATCGCCGAAGGCGCGGTGGTGGTCCCGCACGGCCACACGCAGACGCCTCCGCCGCACTGTCCACCTCCTCGACGAATCGAAGTGCTGGAGGCCGGGCATCCCGTGCCGGACGAACACAGCGTGCAGGCAGCTCGGCGCATCCTGGCGCTGGCCGAAGATTGTGCGGAGGACGATCTGCTGCTGGTGCTCATCTCCGGCGGCGGTTCGTCGCTGTGTGCGGACTTCGAGCCGCCGGTAACGCTGGCCGACGCGCAGCAGACCTTCCGGCTCCTGCTCGAAAGCGGCGCCGACATCCATCAGATCAATACGGTGCGGAAGCACCTGTCGCGCATCGGCGGTGGGCGTCTGGCCCGGGCGGCCGCCCCGGCCGACGTGCTGGCGCTGGTCATCTCCGACGTGGTGGGCGACGATCTGTCGGTCATCGCCAGCGGGCCGACCGTGCCGGACCCCACCACGTTTGCCGAGGCCATCGCCGTGCTGCGGCGCTACGGCCTCTGGCATCGCGTGCCCGGGTCGGTGCGTGTGCGTCTGGAGGCAGGCGTTACCGATCCGTCGCTCGAGACGCCCAAGCCGGCCGATCCGCGTTTTGCCCGGGTCGTGACGCGGCTGATCGGCACGAACCGACGGGCACTCGAGGCGGCCGCCGACGAAGCCCGCCAGCGCGGCTACTCGGTGCGCATCGTCACGGATCGGCTGACTGGCGAGGCGCGCGAAGTGGCGCCCCGCCTGGTGACGGCCCTGCGCAACGTGCGCGACGATCGGCCGGTGTGCCTGCTCTGGGGCGGTGAAACCACCGTCACGGTGCGGGGCAGCGGTCGGGGCGGACGCAACCAGGAGCTGGCGCTGGCCGCCACGCTCGCCATGGAGGGCTGGGACGCGGAGGCCGTGCTGCTCAGCGGCGGGACCGACGGCCGCGACGGCCCCACCGATGCCGCCGGCGCCTGGGCCACACCCGACACCGCGCCCCGGGCGCGCGCCTGCGGCATGGACCCCCGGACTTACCTCGACAACAACGACGCCTACACTTTTTTCGAGGCGCTCGATCAACTGCTGTTTACCGGCCCCACGCATACGAACGTGATGGACGTGCAGGTGGGACTGCGGCGGTAA